The Gemmatimonas aurantiaca sequence TCGCCGACGGGTACAGCACGGTGGAGGTGCCGGATACCGTGGCGGATGAGGTGATCGCGGCGCTGCGTGGGACGAAGATCAAGGGGTTGAGGGTGCAGGTGCGGAGAGATCGGATGGGGAGGTAGGGAAACGGAGGCCGCGGCGCTGGGGGGTGGGCGCCGCGGTTTTTTTGTCGGTGAAGTTGTGGGATTGGTGAGGGCTGAGTGTGTGGTTTGCGCGGCTCTCTGTGTGATGGAGTCTTATGCTGCATTCGCAGCAGCATAAGACGGCTGGGGGCATTCTGACCGATGGGCCCAAGTCCGTCTTGCTCAATGACTTGGGAAATTGAATAGTTGTGTCCGTCAAAGATTTAGACGGCGGGGATCGTGGATATAAGACGGTGCTTGCAGTGATCCCCTGCAGCCTAATACGCGTTAGCCAGCAAAGAGAATCAGTTATGAACGGGCATTCGCACGAGCATCTCAACCTCTGGAGGCACTTGGACGCCGCCGCCGATGCGGCTGCGACTTTGGCCGCTCTGGTTCGATTCAGAGTCACCGACCGTGAGCCCATCTTCGTTCTCAAAATTCGGCAGCAGTACCAGTTGGTAGACCTCCTGCACACTTTCGCATACAACGCACGTCGCGCCATCGAGATCGCTAACGACTACAACCCCGGTATTCGACAACATGCTGATTTCATCAAGTTGACTGGCTTCGAGGAAACGCATGTGGAGCTGGGCATCGGAGAGGACGCCCGGCCACTGGCAGAGAAGTCGCTGTGGTGGGTTCTCAACCGGATTGTTCACTCTCGCGAGCTTCAGGTCTACAAAAAGGAGGAGGCAGAGGTCGGCCATCGCGGACGGATCATAATGTACCAAACGCCCGTTGTGTTTGCGGTGAGGTCAGATTTCGACGGCAGCGATGTTCAGCACTATGCTAAATTTGAGCGACTTCTCGAAGCGTTTCTTGCGCTGACAGAGAAGTTCGAGGAGACACTGGCTGCAGCTGGCTTCGAGGTTCGACTCTACAAGTGACGGTGCTACTGCGGGCTAACGTTGCTTGCTGCTGACGGGCGAGCTATTGTTGGCGCGCACTGTGTGCGCGCTCTATTTGATTCGCCCGCAGCAGAAGCTGGCGTTAGAGCGCCAACAACCCCCAACAGAAACCATGAATGCTGATCAAGACGTTCGGAGAGTTCTGGAATACGGCGGCCGTTGATTGGGATAGCGGCAAGCTCAAGGGATCTGGTAAGATCGATGATCGCAGCGTGACCATCGACTTCTGGAGCGCGAAGGGCGTCTACGTCCTCTATCACGACTTTCGCGCCGTGTACGTCGGGAAGTCCGAGTCCGCCATGGGCGACCGGTTGAAGGCACACCTTACCGACCGATTCGCTGGAAGATGGGACATGTTTTCTTGGTACTCTGTCTGCAAGGCGAATAAGACGTCTGGGGGTGTGAATGATCCGACGGTTCGTAAAATTGACCTCAATGACGCGGTCAAGACATTCGAGGCACTGCTCATTGCGACGATGACTCCACCGTTGAATCGGCGATTTGAAGCGCTGCCAGAAGCGACCCAGTTCGAGCAGGAGAGCGCCGTGCCTCATCGATCATGGAGGCAATACTTCGAAGATATCCTCGCCAAGCTTCCTGTGGTGGCCAAACCTTGAGCCCGATTCCTGTCACGTAGCGCGCCGCTCTAACGATCGCTGCTGCGGACGGGGCGAGCAGATGATGGCGGCTGGCTCACTGCGTTCGCCTGCCGCATTGTTACGAGGCCCCGCCGCAGAGCATGGCGTTATACGGACAACGGAAGCCATCTACATGAGAGAATGTCTCTTCTGTGAACGGAGTGCTGACTCCGTAGAGGATGTTTGGCCGAATTGGATCATGCGGCAGTACTCGGATCGAGGTGCAACGATGGTGCACGCCGAACGAGGCAGCGCGGCGCCGACGACGTGGCGTCTTCGCCGTCCTGAGCTTCGAATTCGTTGCGTGTGCCATGTCTGCAACAACGGCTGGATGAGCCGACTTGAAGGGGACACCATCCCGTACCTTCAACCTCTGCTCGACGGTAAGGCCCATTCAATCAGCCCCAATGCTCAGGCTAGCATTGCACTCTGGGCGGTGAAAACGGCGATGATTGTTGAAATGCTTGAAGGAGATGATCGCTGCGACTACAAAAAGACCGAACGCCGTCAATTGAGTCTTCTCAGCGCAATTCCCGAACGAACTCGAGTCTGGGTCGCCCCCACAACGGATCCTTCAACGCTACTCGCCACTAAGACCCGTCATGAGGCAGGAGGCCCGGCGCCAATATCGG is a genomic window containing:
- a CDS encoding GIY-YIG nuclease family protein yields the protein MLIKTFGEFWNTAAVDWDSGKLKGSGKIDDRSVTIDFWSAKGVYVLYHDFRAVYVGKSESAMGDRLKAHLTDRFAGRWDMFSWYSVCKANKTSGGVNDPTVRKIDLNDAVKTFEALLIATMTPPLNRRFEALPEATQFEQESAVPHRSWRQYFEDILAKLPVVAKP